One window of the Candidatus Saccharibacteria bacterium genome contains the following:
- a CDS encoding transposase, with protein MTTLQKMATAVKRLRATYIPKAKARRFFLGVEQFSLQEFCSLNAAGRTLGLNRWTGENRIRRLVTDEELPVRLQRLLVSEALASHTGRWYCSLDHSQFGPFCIAILAVSHRKGRAIPIWCQVNLSEAALIAPLLVALEGLFHFLQVNAPDLQLVLVMDRWFASDKLFTLFALYDVHFIARTKSDKLVQLPWDPSWWKEPIHDISHEELPITYHTHKLRLIRSDYNPNMKDPEPWFLLTNLPSEGTEALTRRQVLNRYAERFEIEEAFKDVKWLQRLEWQRVRKPQVIRNLLLFVFLGWWLLWRYAVKVLPKQQQKIHPKKRLSWFKQAWEYMQRLLRTPLLPPIPVAHVRGGGKK; from the coding sequence ATGACTACACTACAAAAGATGGCAACTGCTGTAAAGCGGCTGCGTGCGACATACATCCCAAAAGCTAAGGCTCGTCGCTTCTTCCTCGGAGTTGAACAGTTTTCCCTTCAGGAGTTCTGTTCGCTCAACGCTGCTGGTCGAACGCTTGGGCTGAATCGCTGGACTGGAGAAAACCGCATTCGTCGGTTAGTTACTGACGAGGAACTGCCAGTGCGCTTGCAGCGATTGTTGGTTAGCGAAGCGTTAGCTTCGCATACTGGTCGGTGGTACTGCTCTCTGGACCACTCTCAATTCGGCCCGTTTTGTATCGCCATCTTGGCGGTGTCGCATCGCAAGGGTCGAGCTATACCCATTTGGTGTCAGGTGAACCTCAGCGAAGCAGCTCTCATTGCGCCACTTCTAGTGGCGCTGGAGGGACTGTTCCATTTCCTTCAAGTTAATGCACCAGATCTGCAACTGGTACTTGTCATGGATCGCTGGTTTGCTAGTGACAAACTGTTCACTTTGTTTGCCCTGTACGATGTGCACTTCATCGCTCGTACCAAGAGCGACAAGCTCGTTCAGCTTCCCTGGGATCCCAGCTGGTGGAAGGAACCCATCCATGACATTAGTCATGAGGAATTACCCATCACGTACCATACACATAAGCTCCGACTTATTCGTTCGGATTACAATCCGAACATGAAGGATCCGGAGCCCTGGTTTTTGTTGACCAACCTACCGAGCGAGGGAACAGAGGCCCTCACCAGAAGACAAGTCCTGAACCGTTACGCAGAAAGGTTCGAAATTGAAGAAGCCTTCAAGGATGTGAAGTGGTTGCAACGATTGGAGTGGCAACGAGTCAGAAAACCACAAGTCATCCGTAACTTGCTGCTGTTTGTCTTCCTCGGTTGGTGGTTACTGTGGCGCTATGCGGTCAAAGTACTACCAAAACAACAGCAGAAGATTCATCCCAAGAAACGACTGAGCTGGTTCAAGCAAGCCTGGGAGTATATGCAACGGCTACTACGTACGCCGCTGCTACCACCGATACCGGTGGCTCATGTACGGGGAGGAGGAAAAAAGTGA
- the pilM gene encoding type IV pilus assembly protein PilM produces the protein MKKTHPIPYLFEDKPLFGMDIGHNNVRIIQLQETKRKPRVVGYGEINFDASLIEEGVIVKPEELAADIQKLFKHSLVGDITTKRVAMSVPIARAFTRSVELPKLSDKEVIAAVQTEVEQYIPAAAESLYIDYSTVQSSKDKWTTFIVAMPRRIVDSYLLVARLLGLEPVIIQTSSGAGAYLFSHDKQGDLPSVLVDFGSDSADITVYDKNPIVSGTVACGGEDITKLIAKELEVNVREATIIKTKYGLSYSKKQKQIEAALENNLSTLVKEIQRSVRYYEERSKSKQRIAQVVVMGGGANMPGLADYLTSTLRIPVRAFDPTHFIEFGRLQPFNQSERMSYVSAAGLSILEPKEAF, from the coding sequence ATGAAAAAAACACACCCAATCCCCTATCTGTTTGAGGACAAGCCGCTGTTCGGCATGGACATAGGCCACAATAACGTGCGAATTATACAGTTGCAGGAGACGAAACGTAAGCCACGGGTTGTTGGGTACGGCGAAATAAACTTCGACGCCAGCCTTATCGAGGAGGGCGTCATTGTCAAGCCAGAGGAACTTGCTGCAGATATACAGAAGCTTTTCAAGCACAGCCTCGTTGGCGACATTACCACCAAGCGCGTCGCTATGAGCGTACCCATCGCAAGAGCGTTTACCCGGTCTGTTGAGCTTCCGAAGCTTAGCGACAAAGAAGTGATTGCTGCCGTACAAACAGAGGTAGAACAATACATTCCGGCTGCAGCGGAAAGTTTGTACATTGACTATTCGACCGTACAATCCAGTAAGGACAAGTGGACAACGTTTATCGTCGCCATGCCCCGGCGAATCGTTGATTCGTATCTTTTGGTTGCCCGTTTGCTTGGGCTTGAACCAGTTATTATTCAAACCTCAAGCGGAGCAGGGGCATACCTGTTTTCTCACGACAAACAGGGCGATTTGCCGAGTGTCCTCGTGGACTTCGGGAGTGACAGCGCTGATATTACCGTTTACGACAAAAATCCAATCGTAAGCGGCACGGTCGCATGTGGCGGCGAGGACATTACAAAGCTTATTGCGAAAGAACTAGAAGTAAATGTCCGCGAAGCAACCATTATAAAAACAAAGTACGGCCTAAGCTACAGCAAAAAGCAAAAGCAAATTGAGGCCGCACTAGAAAATAATTTGTCAACGCTGGTGAAAGAAATCCAGCGGAGCGTGCGCTACTACGAAGAACGCTCAAAGAGTAAACAGCGTATTGCGCAGGTTGTTGTAATGGGCGGCGGCGCAAACATGCCCGGTCTTGCCGATTATCTTACCAGTACGCTGCGCATTCCCGTTCGCGCTTTTGACCCTACGCATTTTATTGAATTCGGCCGCTTGCAGCCCTTTAATCAATCCGAGCGTATGTCATACGTTTCTGCGGCGGGCCTCAGTATACTTGAACCAAAGGAGGCGTTCTAG
- a CDS encoding PH domain-containing protein, with the protein MAIDSKLNERLHKRLPIGADEEILGVFRHHWFVYVSIWLIGFFAVVAIMAAAVAFTAPAGSSETVTSQYRSVVLAGAGFFSALAAIATTIPAWLKSQEQLVVTDEAVLQVLQPSLFGSKVSQLSLQHVADVSVRKDFFGSLLGFGAVTIETPGEQANYTFSAVPSPDAAAKVLIEAHENFIAALESGRLPTSIRKDGQQAHSVTVDAAEYQKFLDFQQYQARAQEQTELAQVQTDKENPA; encoded by the coding sequence ATGGCTATAGACTCAAAACTAAATGAACGCCTCCACAAACGTCTTCCTATTGGCGCGGACGAAGAAATCTTGGGTGTGTTTCGGCACCATTGGTTCGTGTATGTCTCGATTTGGCTCATTGGCTTTTTTGCGGTGGTTGCTATTATGGCGGCGGCGGTTGCATTTACGGCACCAGCAGGCAGTTCAGAAACAGTCACGAGTCAATACCGGTCTGTTGTGCTTGCCGGTGCGGGATTTTTCAGTGCCCTGGCGGCAATAGCAACAACCATACCGGCGTGGCTAAAATCACAAGAGCAGTTGGTTGTAACCGATGAAGCAGTACTACAGGTGCTACAACCAAGCTTATTTGGCAGTAAAGTATCGCAGCTGAGTTTACAGCACGTGGCAGACGTGTCAGTACGCAAAGACTTTTTTGGTTCACTACTTGGGTTTGGAGCTGTCACCATAGAAACGCCTGGCGAACAGGCGAACTACACGTTTTCGGCCGTACCTAGCCCCGATGCGGCTGCAAAAGTACTCATAGAAGCACATGAAAACTTTATTGCTGCGCTCGAGAGTGGTCGACTCCCAACGTCTATCCGAAAAGACGGACAACAAGCACACAGTGTTACGGTGGATGCTGCAGAATATCAAAAATTCCTAGACTTCCAACAGTACCAGGCGAGGGCGCAGGAACAAACGGAACTAGCACAGGTTCAGACCGATAAAGAAAATCCAGCGTAG